The Hypomesus transpacificus isolate Combined female unplaced genomic scaffold, fHypTra1 scaffold_65, whole genome shotgun sequence genome includes a region encoding these proteins:
- the rwdd2b gene encoding RWD domain-containing protein 2B encodes MAHVEWAEAQIAEIDLLSSMFPSLEEFEITDQLALAELVERVDNSTNTLTSRPQFVIKLKIGTVTKEVIVTIHCTYPSEYPTVLPEITIRCSDLNRTQQTQLHSDLNTYLIDNCCGEVCVLFVVGWVRDNAHLYIENSSPTTWATKSVSDFPPTKDTFTRLWIYSHHIYNKMKRKNIMEWSKELELTGFSMPGKPGIVCVEGSKPACEEFWARVKVLTWKKIMIRHREDFTLDNQDAEGRTGNRKNTLNRFTGFKETMFDPHGNRGNHMDLGQLYQFLNDKGCGNVFQLYFGIEGK; translated from the exons ATGGCTCACGTAGAGTGGGCTGAAGCCCAGATAGCAGAGATTGACCTGCTGTCGAGTATGTTTCCATCTCTGGAGGAGTTTGAGATAACTGACCAGCTGGCACTTGCAGAACTAGTGGAGCGTGTAGATAACTCAACAAATACCTTAACTTCTAGACCCCAGTTTGTTATTAAACTGAAAATTGGAACTGTCACTAAAGAG GTGATTGTGACAATACATTGCACTTACCCATCTGAATACCCAACTGTCTTACCAGAGATAACCATAAG GTGCTCTGATCTTAATAGAACCCAGCAAACCCAGCTTCACTCAGACCTGAACACATACCTGATAGACAACTGCtgtggagaagtgtgtgtgctttttgtgGTAGGGTGGGTCAGAGACAATGCACACCTGTACATTGAAAATAGCTCACCTACAACCTGGGCTACCAAGAGTGTGTCTGATTTCCCTCCGACcaaagacactttcaccagactGTGGATCTACAGCCACCACATATATAACAAGATGAAAAGGAAGAATATCATGGAGTGGTCTAAGGAGCTAGAGCTCACAGGATTCAGCATGCCTGGAAAGCCTGGCATTGTATGTGTGGAGGGATCCAAGCCTGCTTGTGAGGAGTTCTGGGCAAG AGTGAAGGTTTTAACATGGAAGAAGATCATGATTCGCCACAGGGAGGATTTTACTCTGGACAATCAGGATGCAGAAGGCCGTACTGGGAACCGTAAGAACACACTTAACAGGTTCACAGGCTTTAAAGAAACCATGTTCGATCCACATGGTAACCGAGGCAATCACATGGACCTTGGACAGCTCTATCAGTTTTTAAATGATAAAGGATGTGGAAATGTCTTTCAGCTGTACTTTGGTATTGAGGGAAAATAG